One genomic segment of Theobroma cacao cultivar B97-61/B2 chromosome 6, Criollo_cocoa_genome_V2, whole genome shotgun sequence includes these proteins:
- the LOC18595783 gene encoding uncharacterized protein LOC18595783, translating into MATTLTCSLSSPIQASSGSFGKPDPNRRKPVSSSSWWAPVFGWSSNPEYLNDSNAGDPSESKPDVSDPGLSRSRYTLGCFTEEKAKQLRRKTMENAAFHDIMYHSSIASRLASDISGWPEK; encoded by the coding sequence ATGGCGACCACTCTCACATGCTCTCTCTCAAGCCCCATCCAGGCCTCCTCCGGGTCTTTTGGAAAACCCGACCCAAATCGTAGAAAACCTGTTTCTTCCTCGTCCTGGTGGGCCCCTGTCTTCGGGTGGTCCTCCAATCCCGAGTACCTCAACGATAGCAATGCCGGCGACCCTTCGGAGAGCAAACCAGATGTTTCCGATCCGGGGCTATCCAGATCCAGATACACGCTCGGGTGCTTCACCGAGGAGAAAGCAAAGCAACTTCGAAGGAAGACGATGGAGAACGCGGCGTTTCACGATATAATGTACCACTCGTCGATCGCGTCTCGTCTGGCTTCCGATATATCGGGTTGGCCCGAGAAGTGA